A genomic stretch from Enterobacter dykesii includes:
- the xylR gene encoding D-xylose utilization transcriptional activator XylR (D-xylose enhances binding of XylR to the xyl promoter and activates transcription.), with translation MFEKRHRITLLFNANKAYDRQVVEGVGEYLQASQSEWDIFIEEDFRTRLENIKDWLGDGVIADYDDPVIEQLLTDVDVPIVGVGGSYHSPEHYPPVHYIATDNHALVEAAFLHLKEKGVHRFAFYGLPTTSGKRWAVEREHAFCQLVAQEKYRGVVYQGLETAPENWQHAQNRLADWLQTLPPQTGIIAVTDARARHVLQVCEHLHIPVPEKLCVIGIDNEELTRYLSRVALSSVAQGTRQMGYQAAKLLHRQLDKESLPLQRLLVPPVRVVERRSTDYRSLSDPAVIQAMHYIRNHACKGIKVDQVLDSVGISRSNLEKRFKEEVGETIHAVIHAEKLEKARSLLISTSLSINEISQMCGYPSLQYFYSVFRKEYDTTPKEYRDRHSEVLI, from the coding sequence ATGTTTGAAAAGCGTCACCGCATTACGTTGTTATTCAATGCCAATAAGGCCTACGACCGTCAGGTGGTGGAAGGCGTGGGTGAATATTTGCAGGCGTCGCAATCTGAATGGGATATTTTTATTGAAGAAGATTTTCGCACCCGTCTGGAGAACATCAAAGACTGGCTGGGCGATGGCGTCATCGCCGACTATGACGACCCCGTTATTGAGCAACTGCTGACCGACGTCGACGTTCCGATCGTGGGCGTCGGTGGCTCCTATCATTCGCCCGAACACTATCCGCCGGTTCATTATATTGCCACCGATAACCATGCCCTGGTCGAGGCCGCCTTTCTCCATTTAAAAGAGAAAGGCGTTCACCGCTTCGCGTTTTATGGTTTACCCACCACCAGCGGCAAGCGCTGGGCCGTTGAGCGAGAACACGCGTTTTGCCAGCTGGTCGCACAGGAGAAGTATCGCGGCGTGGTGTACCAGGGGCTGGAGACCGCGCCGGAAAACTGGCAGCACGCGCAAAACCGCCTGGCGGACTGGCTGCAAACGCTGCCGCCGCAAACCGGTATTATCGCCGTGACGGACGCCCGCGCGCGGCACGTGCTGCAGGTCTGCGAACATTTACACATTCCGGTGCCCGAAAAGCTGTGCGTGATTGGCATTGATAATGAAGAACTGACCCGCTATCTGTCTCGCGTGGCGCTCTCCTCCGTTGCTCAGGGCACGCGTCAGATGGGCTATCAGGCGGCGAAGCTGCTGCATCGTCAGCTGGATAAAGAATCTCTGCCGCTTCAGCGCTTGCTCGTGCCTCCTGTCCGCGTCGTAGAACGTCGCTCAACCGATTATCGCTCCTTAAGCGACCCGGCCGTTATTCAGGCCATGCACTACATTCGCAACCACGCCTGCAAAGGGATAAAGGTCGATCAGGTGCTGGATTCGGTGGGCATTTCGCGTTCGAATCTGGAGAAGCGTTTTAAAGAAGAGGTGGGCGAAACCATTCATGCCGTCATCCATGCTGAAAAGCTGGAGAAAGCACGCAGCCTGCTCATTTCCACGTCGCTGTCGATCAACGAAATCTCGCAGATGTGCGGTTACCCGTCTCTGCAATATTTCTATTCCGTGTTTCGCAAGGAATATGACACCACGCCGAAGGAGTATCGGGATCGCCACAGCGAGGTGTTGATATAG
- the xylH gene encoding xylose ABC transporter permease XylH, translated as MSKSNPSDIKVAVPTPGAFAGLKALNLQVFVMIAAIIVIMLFFTWMTDGSYLSARNVSNLLRQTAITGILAVGMVFVIISAEIDLSVGSMMGLLGGVAAIFDVWLGWPLPLTVAVTLVLGLVLGAWNGWWVAYRKVPSFIVTLAGMLAFRGILIGITNGTTVSPTSAAMSQIGQSYLSDSVGFTIGVVGLLAFVAWQWRGRMRRQSLGLASPASTSVVGRQALTAVIVLGAIWLLNDYRGVPTPVLLLALLLLGGMFMATRTAFGRRIYAIGGNLEAARLSGINVERTKLAVFAINGLMVAIAGLILSSRLGAGSPSAGNIAELDAIAACVIGGTSLAGGIGSVAGAVMGAFIMASLDNGMSMMDVPTFWQYIVKGAILLLAVWMDSATKRRA; from the coding sequence ATGTCGAAAAGCAATCCGTCTGATATCAAAGTCGCTGTTCCGACGCCCGGTGCGTTCGCGGGGCTAAAAGCGCTTAACCTGCAGGTTTTCGTGATGATCGCGGCCATTATCGTCATCATGCTGTTCTTTACCTGGATGACCGATGGCTCGTACTTAAGCGCGCGTAACGTCTCCAACCTGCTCCGCCAGACCGCTATCACCGGCATTCTGGCCGTGGGCATGGTGTTCGTGATTATCTCCGCGGAGATCGACCTGTCGGTCGGGTCGATGATGGGGCTCCTCGGCGGCGTCGCGGCAATTTTTGACGTCTGGCTCGGCTGGCCGCTGCCGCTAACCGTGGCGGTCACGCTGGTGCTGGGTCTGGTTCTGGGGGCCTGGAACGGCTGGTGGGTTGCCTACCGTAAGGTGCCATCGTTCATTGTCACCCTGGCGGGGATGCTGGCCTTCCGCGGGATCTTAATAGGCATCACTAACGGCACCACCGTCTCCCCGACCAGTGCAGCCATGTCGCAGATTGGCCAGAGTTACCTCTCAGATAGCGTAGGCTTTACGATCGGTGTGGTGGGGTTGCTGGCGTTTGTCGCGTGGCAGTGGCGTGGACGCATGCGTCGTCAGTCGCTGGGGCTGGCTTCACCTGCTTCAACCTCAGTGGTGGGACGTCAGGCGCTCACGGCGGTCATTGTGCTGGGCGCCATCTGGCTTTTAAACGACTATCGCGGTGTCCCGACACCCGTCCTGCTGCTGGCGCTTTTACTGCTGGGCGGCATGTTTATGGCGACGCGCACCGCGTTTGGCCGCCGTATTTATGCCATTGGCGGCAACCTTGAAGCTGCCCGTCTCTCGGGTATTAACGTCGAACGCACCAAACTCGCGGTTTTCGCCATTAACGGCCTGATGGTCGCTATCGCCGGGCTGATCCTCAGCTCGCGTCTGGGTGCCGGTTCTCCCTCCGCCGGTAACATCGCCGAGCTGGATGCTATCGCCGCCTGCGTCATTGGCGGCACCAGCCTCGCAGGGGGTATCGGGAGCGTGGCGGGCGCGGTCATGGGGGCATTTATCATGGCGTCGTTGGATAACGGGATGAGTATGATGGACGTCCCGACGTTTTGGCAGTATATCGTCAAGGGGGCCATTCTTTTACTGGCAGTCTGGATGGACTCGGCCACCAAGCGACGGGCCTGA